A region of Nitrospirota bacterium DNA encodes the following proteins:
- a CDS encoding YbaB/EbfC family nucleoid-associated protein, with product MSKKMLGNIMREAQKLQEKMVKMQEEASQKTAEASAGGGMVTAVASGAGAIVSVTIDKEVVNPDDLEMLQDLVVAACNEALKRAHELVQDDLSKVTGGLQLPGMGDIAGLFGK from the coding sequence ATGTCCAAAAAAATGCTTGGCAATATAATGAGAGAGGCGCAGAAGCTACAGGAAAAGATGGTGAAAATGCAGGAGGAGGCCAGCCAAAAAACTGCAGAGGCCAGTGCCGGAGGCGGCATGGTCACTGCTGTTGCAAGCGGAGCAGGCGCCATAGTGTCAGTCACAATTGACAAAGAGGTGGTTAACCCTGATGATCTTGAGATGCTTCAGGACTTAGTCGTAGCAGCATGTAATGAGGCGTTAAAGAGAGCGCACGAACTGGTTCAGGATGATCTGTCAAAGGTAACGGGAGGACTTCAACTGCCCGGAATGGGGGATATTGCCGGTTTGTTTGGCAAGTAG
- a CDS encoding response regulator: protein MRILIAEDDFASRTMLQRFLEDYGDVDVTVNGEEAVDVFNLAIDDNEPYELICLDIVMPEMDGLKALKAIRDKEKSMGITSDTEVKIVMTTSKDSTKEVMDAYYWSGCNDYLVKPIDLQKLAALLEKYGFSKE, encoded by the coding sequence ATGCGAATACTAATAGCAGAAGACGACTTTGCAAGCCGTACAATGTTACAGCGATTTTTGGAGGACTATGGTGATGTGGACGTTACTGTAAATGGTGAAGAGGCTGTGGATGTTTTTAATCTTGCCATAGATGATAACGAACCTTATGAGCTTATATGCCTTGATATTGTAATGCCGGAGATGGATGGGTTAAAAGCATTAAAGGCTATTCGTGATAAGGAAAAGAGCATGGGAATTACATCTGATACAGAGGTTAAAATTGTCATGACCACATCTAAGGATTCTACTAAAGAAGTGATGGATGCATACTACTGGAGCGGCTGCAACGATTATCTCGTAAAACCAATTGATCTGCAAAAACTGGCCGCATTGCTTGAAAAGTACGGCTTTTCTAAAGAGTGA
- a CDS encoding response regulator — MKAYIKNVKDEMFKKHPLILIFYIIISLIALVITAVLAKNVTMQELHEGALEQLHIYEFYLSDKINNYSTQTRILSENPSVIEFCKHPTEINKLNEYLSVFNSSVNGAVTYIINKDGLTLSSSNFKSAESFIGKNYIFREYFQSAIKGKANAFIALGVVTNKLGYFSAYPVTDGKDIVGVAVIKFDLKFFEPQTHEVKGILLLVDNNDVVFTSNEKEYLFHSIYKLSDQILQKIKDSKQYGANPLPPLPIVKSIEKNDLHIVTLRQKSSTNDKYSDVEYIMEESKSKESNWHIHLLVDLSSVNKDVFKDILYVFLIIIVLSFLGVFNAMMLTDIKRRKQCEKGIKSKTEELEREVEKRTHKLSEYTALLLNEISEHVDTEVELLKAKEAAEAANRAKSTFLASMSHEFRTPMNGIIGMTNLALDTLLDSEQREYLNIVKDSSNHLLNLINDVLDFSKIEAGKMEKQETDFDLLNTIKTAVEPLAITARNKGVSLSVEISPDVQTALKGDAGRLRQVLVNLIGNSVKFTEQGEIELKVNLAHKVLNTDMPSNEETQMVFFSISDTGIGIPAGNLDGIFDSFTRVESFSTKKYEGTGLGLAIVKKVVAMLGGDIWVESEPGKGSTFCFTSKFTVLSKSESDTPKVEKIEFNTKRILVVDSNTALSKKTAEMIRSEGLYVDTASNGYEAIGKLNFSPVEYDIVVLDFELADMDGFTFSKTVRALKKISQVKIILLVSAGLKGDDAQCRALGISGFMVKPIYKSDLMEILSLLTENWDNPLAPLLTRHMVQSSRRSLNILVAEDNIVNQTLAVKLLQKHGIMPVVVGNGREVADVTAKIRFDLILMDVQMPEMDGLEATRLIRSSKECEINRDVPIIAMTANALRGDRERCLESGMTDYISKPMEANDLYALINKYTAGVQTGIEIPEIIPDDFPPAQHTLPAQRTSAMSLNIKKTLKRVNNDEVILRDMWEAFVEDAPQQIEFLKTQFEARNLEGLKKQIHLIKGMSANVGATALKSEAFRMEAALIKMNGKFEDEAKIHTFIENIQFESKKVLVDMEKYLAKPMGAIQ; from the coding sequence TGGTAATCACTGCCGTTTTGGCAAAAAACGTTACAATGCAAGAGCTTCACGAAGGAGCGTTGGAACAATTACACATATACGAATTCTACTTGTCAGACAAAATAAATAACTACTCTACACAAACGCGAATCCTGTCTGAAAATCCTTCAGTCATAGAGTTTTGTAAGCATCCAACTGAAATCAATAAACTGAATGAATACCTGTCGGTGTTTAATTCCTCTGTTAACGGTGCTGTAACCTATATAATCAACAAAGACGGACTTACGCTGTCATCAAGCAACTTCAAATCTGCTGAAAGTTTTATTGGTAAAAATTATATTTTCAGGGAATATTTTCAGAGTGCAATTAAAGGGAAAGCAAACGCATTTATTGCCCTTGGCGTTGTTACAAATAAACTTGGGTATTTTTCTGCATATCCTGTCACTGATGGTAAAGATATAGTTGGAGTGGCTGTGATCAAATTTGATTTGAAATTTTTTGAGCCGCAAACGCATGAAGTCAAAGGAATATTGCTGCTTGTGGATAATAATGATGTTGTTTTTACCTCAAATGAAAAAGAATACCTGTTCCACAGTATTTATAAATTGTCAGACCAGATTTTACAAAAAATTAAAGACAGCAAGCAATACGGTGCAAATCCATTACCGCCGCTTCCAATAGTGAAATCAATCGAGAAAAATGATTTACATATAGTGACACTCCGCCAAAAGAGTTCCACAAATGATAAATATTCCGATGTTGAATATATTATGGAGGAATCAAAAAGTAAGGAGAGTAATTGGCATATACATTTACTTGTGGATCTTTCATCGGTTAACAAAGATGTTTTCAAAGATATTTTATATGTATTTCTGATAATAATTGTTTTATCTTTTTTGGGTGTATTCAATGCGATGATGTTGACAGATATAAAAAGACGCAAGCAGTGTGAAAAAGGAATTAAGAGTAAAACTGAAGAGTTAGAACGAGAGGTGGAGAAAAGAACTCACAAACTTAGCGAATATACCGCACTTTTGCTAAATGAGATATCAGAACATGTGGACACCGAGGTGGAGTTACTCAAAGCGAAAGAGGCGGCAGAGGCGGCAAATCGGGCAAAAAGCACATTTTTAGCCAGCATGAGCCATGAGTTTCGCACTCCTATGAACGGCATAATCGGAATGACTAACCTTGCACTGGATACTCTCCTTGACAGCGAGCAAAGAGAGTATCTCAACATAGTTAAGGACTCGTCAAACCACCTGCTTAATCTTATAAACGACGTACTGGATTTCTCCAAGATAGAAGCCGGTAAAATGGAAAAACAGGAAACAGATTTTGATTTGCTTAACACTATAAAAACCGCAGTTGAACCCCTTGCAATTACTGCAAGAAACAAAGGGGTAAGTCTTAGTGTTGAAATCTCACCAGATGTGCAAACTGCACTAAAAGGAGATGCCGGAAGGTTGCGGCAGGTGCTGGTTAATCTGATTGGCAACTCAGTGAAGTTTACAGAGCAAGGTGAAATAGAGTTGAAAGTGAATTTAGCTCATAAAGTCTTAAATACAGACATGCCTTCTAACGAAGAAACTCAGATGGTATTTTTTTCAATATCTGATACCGGAATAGGAATTCCGGCAGGAAACTTAGACGGAATTTTTGACAGTTTTACCCGGGTGGAGAGTTTCTCAACTAAAAAATATGAAGGTACAGGGCTGGGGCTTGCGATAGTGAAAAAAGTGGTGGCAATGCTTGGCGGCGATATATGGGTGGAAAGCGAACCTGGCAAGGGCAGTACTTTCTGTTTCACTTCCAAATTTACGGTGTTATCAAAATCTGAGTCAGACACCCCAAAAGTGGAAAAGATCGAATTCAACACAAAGCGCATACTTGTAGTTGACAGCAATACTGCTTTAAGCAAAAAGACAGCCGAAATGATACGCAGCGAGGGTCTTTATGTTGACACTGCTTCAAACGGTTATGAGGCAATTGGTAAGCTTAACTTTTCACCTGTGGAGTATGACATCGTAGTGTTAGATTTCGAACTGGCAGACATGGACGGCTTTACATTTTCTAAAACTGTGAGAGCTTTGAAAAAAATATCGCAGGTTAAAATAATTTTGCTTGTATCTGCCGGGTTAAAAGGAGATGATGCACAGTGTCGGGCTCTTGGCATTTCTGGGTTTATGGTTAAACCAATTTATAAATCTGACTTAATGGAAATACTCTCTTTGCTAACCGAGAATTGGGATAACCCTCTGGCGCCGCTTCTGACTCGCCATATGGTGCAAAGTTCAAGAAGGTCTCTTAATATTTTGGTAGCTGAGGATAACATAGTAAACCAAACACTTGCCGTCAAACTTTTGCAAAAGCACGGGATTATGCCGGTAGTTGTTGGAAATGGACGTGAGGTGGCAGATGTAACAGCTAAAATCCGGTTTGATTTAATTCTCATGGATGTTCAGATGCCGGAGATGGATGGTTTAGAGGCGACAAGGCTTATAAGAAGCTCAAAAGAGTGTGAGATAAACAGAGATGTGCCAATCATTGCAATGACAGCCAATGCGTTAAGAGGAGACCGTGAGCGATGTTTGGAATCCGGCATGACTGATTATATTTCAAAACCAATGGAGGCTAATGATTTATACGCATTAATTAACAAATACACAGCAGGTGTGCAGACAGGCATTGAAATTCCGGAAATCATCCCTGATGATTTTCCTCCGGCACAACATACATTACCGGCTCAAAGGACCTCTGCCATGTCTTTAAACATAAAGAAAACGCTAAAAAGAGTTAATAATGATGAGGTTATTCTCAGAGATATGTGGGAGGCTTTCGTTGAGGATGCGCCGCAACAGATAGAGTTTCTTAAAACTCAGTTTGAAGCGAGAAATTTAGAGGGGTTAAAAAAGCAGATTCATTTGATTAAGGGAATGTCTGCCAATGTTGGCGCTACAGCTCTTAAAAGTGAAGCATTTAGGATGGAGGCGGCTCTCATAAAAATGAATGGCAAATTTGAAGATGAGGCAAAAATTCATACTTTTATAGAAAATATACAGTTTGAATCGAAGAAGGTTTTAGTGGATATGGAAAAGTATCTTGCAAAACCCATGGGTGCAATTCAGTAG
- the recR gene encoding recombination protein RecR: MSHGIIETLVSELMRLPTIGRKTAQRLAFYILSMPEDEAKSIARAILDVKEKARLCNVCFNISEEETCQLCKDNSRDSGKICVVEEPGNVSVIEKTGLFNGRYHVLHGSLSPIDGITPEKLKLEALSDRVKTGTVSEVILATNPNTKGEMTAQYIANLLRPYKIVVTRIAYGLPMGGDIEFADEVTMGKSFQGRNVI; the protein is encoded by the coding sequence ATGTCACACGGAATAATTGAAACGCTGGTTAGCGAGCTTATGCGGCTGCCGACAATAGGCAGAAAAACGGCACAGCGCCTTGCCTTCTACATACTGTCAATGCCGGAGGATGAGGCAAAATCCATCGCGAGGGCAATTTTGGATGTTAAGGAAAAGGCGCGTCTTTGCAATGTTTGTTTTAATATCTCAGAGGAGGAGACCTGTCAGCTTTGTAAAGACAACTCACGTGACAGCGGTAAAATATGTGTGGTAGAAGAGCCCGGTAACGTCTCGGTTATAGAGAAAACCGGCCTTTTTAACGGCCGTTACCACGTGCTCCACGGCAGCCTGTCGCCAATAGACGGCATAACTCCCGAAAAACTTAAACTTGAGGCTCTCTCAGACAGAGTGAAAACGGGCACAGTGTCAGAGGTCATCCTTGCCACAAACCCTAACACCAAAGGGGAAATGACTGCCCAGTACATCGCCAACCTCCTAAGACCATATAAAATAGTAGTAACAAGAATTGCCTACGGCCTTCCCATGGGTGGAGACATAGAGTTTGCTGATGAGGTAACTATGGGAAAATCCTTTCAAGGCCGCAATGTGATTTAA
- a CDS encoding EcsC family protein gives MTELNEGILMKTLDYCYERSVNGLPGLETAEELARNYLSGCGSTEVKAKRLVNIQVAKAGVSGFVTGIGGIITLPVAIPANLASILYLQIRMIAAVAAMGGHDIRTDEIKSLVYLCLCGSASANIMKDLGLLITNTQMASAVRGISRVTITKINQAVGFRLLTRFGRGGLVNIAKAAPLVGGIIGGIVDAITTKASGKFAINYFLRNS, from the coding sequence ATGACTGAACTAAATGAAGGAATATTAATGAAAACTCTGGATTATTGCTATGAGCGCTCTGTTAATGGGCTGCCTGGGCTTGAAACTGCTGAAGAACTTGCTCGGAATTATTTAAGTGGCTGCGGCTCAACAGAGGTAAAAGCAAAGCGGCTTGTAAATATACAAGTAGCCAAGGCGGGAGTTTCAGGTTTTGTTACAGGCATTGGGGGCATCATAACGCTGCCTGTTGCAATACCGGCAAATTTGGCTTCTATTTTATACTTGCAAATCCGTATGATTGCGGCAGTTGCAGCTATGGGGGGCCATGACATAAGGACAGATGAAATTAAATCACTGGTATATCTTTGTTTGTGCGGCAGCGCCTCAGCTAACATTATGAAAGATTTAGGCTTACTTATAACTAATACACAAATGGCGAGCGCTGTAAGGGGAATATCCAGAGTGACAATCACAAAAATTAATCAGGCTGTGGGCTTTCGTTTGCTAACCAGATTTGGACGGGGCGGTCTTGTGAATATCGCTAAAGCAGCCCCTTTAGTTGGCGGTATTATCGGAGGTATTGTCGATGCCATTACTACCAAAGCATCAGGCAAGTTTGCAATTAATTATTTTTTAAGAAACTCGTAA